A window from Streptomyces subrutilus encodes these proteins:
- a CDS encoding TIGR03619 family F420-dependent LLM class oxidoreductase, with protein MRIATTIFLTDRTVSPVRLARSLEERGFSGLYLPEHTHIPVSRDTPAPMGGDLPEMYGRTLDPFVALGQAAAVTERLHLGTGITLVAQHDPIDLAKQAATLDHLSGGRLTLGIGYGWNVEEAADHGVEWRTRRDLVRDRMALMRALWAPDPTAYAGSFSSVRASSAHPKPVQAPRELGPGVPLHGPRTLIGGQAGPKLFAAIADHADGWLPIGGGGLGESLPALRRVWEGAGRDPKSLQVVPYAVQPTRGKLGHYAELGIEEVVLQLPSAAEPDVLRTLDDFAQYL; from the coding sequence ATGCGGATCGCCACGACGATCTTCCTCACCGACCGCACCGTCTCCCCCGTCCGCCTCGCCCGCAGCCTGGAGGAGCGCGGGTTCTCCGGCCTCTACCTGCCGGAGCACACCCACATCCCGGTCAGCCGCGACACCCCGGCCCCGATGGGCGGCGACCTGCCCGAGATGTACGGGCGCACCCTCGACCCCTTCGTCGCCCTCGGCCAGGCGGCCGCGGTGACCGAGCGGCTGCACCTGGGCACCGGCATCACCCTGGTCGCCCAGCACGACCCGATCGACCTCGCCAAGCAGGCCGCGACCCTCGACCACCTCTCCGGCGGCCGCCTCACCCTGGGCATCGGCTACGGCTGGAACGTCGAGGAGGCCGCCGACCACGGCGTCGAGTGGCGCACCCGCCGCGACCTGGTCCGCGACCGGATGGCCCTGATGCGCGCCCTGTGGGCGCCGGACCCCACCGCGTACGCGGGCTCGTTCTCCTCCGTCCGGGCCAGCTCCGCCCACCCGAAGCCCGTCCAGGCCCCGCGCGAGCTGGGCCCCGGCGTGCCCCTGCACGGCCCCCGCACCCTGATCGGCGGACAGGCCGGGCCCAAGCTCTTCGCCGCCATCGCCGACCACGCCGACGGCTGGCTCCCGATCGGCGGCGGCGGCCTGGGCGAGTCCCTCCCGGCCCTGCGCCGGGTGTGGGAGGGCGCCGGGCGCGACCCCAAGTCCCTCCAGGTGGTCCCGTACGCCGTCCAGCCGACCCGGGGCAAGCTCGGCCACTACGCCGAGCTGGGCATCGAGGAGGTCGTCCTCCAGCTCCCCTCGGCCGCCGAGCCCGACGTCCTGCGCACCCTGGACGACTTCGCGCAGTACCTCTGA
- a CDS encoding tyrosine-protein phosphatase — MKKALLAATVVASALTASLVAAPAATASGFPRDRDGRDRSAIPFTEATVTAGADGSFTLDWKARGTKRVEIKANGKVVAKGGAQGRAVVTGLPAADRQWFDFTPDHGRGLHLADRLIKLDGAVNFRDAGGYRTTTGQWVKMGEVYRSDALDKLTANDLAKLQRLRVKTVFDLRMADERTQAADKVPAGASYVVADVFAGSGSFQALPRTPDEAVKAMTDAERAMVAGEGGKKAYTQVFEGIQRDRARSVLFHCTAGKDRTGWANASLLTALGVPRETVEADYLASNDYRKAANDAVLSHLPAQQAAVYKPLLDVRPEYLNAGYAEVKARYGTFDRYLKDGLGIDSRELRELKRDLLVG, encoded by the coding sequence ATGAAGAAGGCACTGCTCGCCGCGACCGTCGTCGCCTCCGCACTCACCGCGTCCCTGGTCGCGGCCCCCGCCGCCACCGCCTCCGGCTTCCCCCGGGACCGGGACGGCCGCGACCGCTCCGCCATTCCCTTCACCGAGGCCACCGTCACCGCCGGCGCCGACGGCTCCTTCACCCTGGACTGGAAGGCCCGCGGCACCAAGCGGGTCGAGATCAAGGCGAACGGCAAGGTCGTCGCGAAGGGGGGCGCCCAGGGCCGGGCCGTGGTCACCGGCCTGCCCGCCGCCGACCGCCAGTGGTTCGACTTCACGCCCGACCACGGCCGGGGCCTGCACCTCGCCGACCGCCTGATCAAGCTCGACGGCGCCGTCAACTTCCGCGACGCGGGCGGCTACCGCACCACCACCGGCCAGTGGGTCAAGATGGGCGAGGTCTACCGCTCCGACGCCCTCGACAAGCTGACCGCCAACGACCTCGCCAAGCTCCAGCGCCTGCGCGTCAAGACGGTCTTCGACCTGCGCATGGCCGACGAGCGCACCCAGGCCGCCGACAAGGTCCCCGCCGGCGCCTCCTACGTCGTCGCCGACGTCTTCGCCGGGTCCGGCTCCTTCCAGGCCCTGCCCAGGACCCCCGACGAGGCCGTCAAGGCCATGACCGACGCCGAGCGGGCCATGGTCGCCGGCGAGGGCGGCAAGAAGGCCTACACCCAGGTCTTCGAGGGCATCCAGCGCGACCGCGCCCGCTCCGTCCTCTTCCACTGCACCGCCGGCAAGGACCGCACGGGCTGGGCCAACGCCTCCCTCCTCACCGCCCTCGGCGTGCCCCGCGAGACCGTCGAGGCCGACTACCTGGCCAGCAACGACTACCGCAAGGCCGCCAACGACGCCGTCCTCTCCCACCTGCCCGCCCAGCAGGCCGCCGTCTACAAGCCGCTGCTCGACGTCCGGCCCGAGTACCTGAACGCGGGCTACGCCGAGGTCAAGGCCCGCTACGGCACCTTCGACCGCTACCTGAAGGACGGCCTCGGCATCGACTCCCGCGAACTGCGCGAGCTCAAGCGGGACCTCCTCGTCGGCTGA
- a CDS encoding carbon-nitrogen hydrolase family protein, producing MKIAAAQLTCVPADVPANAARAAALAGRARAAGAALVVFPELTLTGYALDSVAADPALWLTGADDPRLDPLRSAGIATAVNAALRTDGPRPVIATLVHGADGAHVTTYAKQHLRGQEREVFAAGDRPGRFALGGLRFSLGICYDNHVAQVPGAGAAAGCAVHLASSLYGTDEGVAQRVAVHPGIARDHGMYVVLANHVGPAGPWTGCGGAAVWAPDGRVLAEADGHTPSLAVADVPLPAAAGAPWAVPFERGRSA from the coding sequence GTGAAGATCGCCGCCGCCCAGCTGACCTGCGTCCCCGCCGACGTGCCCGCCAACGCCGCGCGCGCGGCCGCCCTCGCCGGCCGGGCCCGGGCGGCGGGCGCCGCGCTGGTGGTGTTCCCCGAGCTGACCCTGACCGGCTACGCGTTGGACTCCGTCGCCGCCGACCCCGCCCTGTGGCTGACCGGCGCCGACGATCCCCGCCTGGACCCGCTGCGCTCGGCCGGGATCGCCACCGCCGTGAACGCGGCGCTGCGCACGGACGGCCCCCGGCCCGTCATCGCGACCCTGGTCCACGGGGCGGACGGGGCGCACGTGACGACGTACGCCAAACAGCACCTGCGCGGGCAGGAGCGGGAGGTCTTCGCGGCGGGCGACCGGCCCGGCCGCTTCGCACTCGGCGGCCTGCGCTTCTCGCTGGGCATCTGCTACGACAACCACGTCGCGCAGGTCCCCGGCGCGGGCGCGGCGGCCGGCTGCGCCGTGCACCTCGCGAGCTCGCTCTACGGGACGGACGAGGGAGTCGCGCAACGGGTCGCCGTGCACCCCGGGATCGCCCGCGACCACGGCATGTACGTGGTCCTCGCCAACCACGTCGGCCCGGCCGGCCCCTGGACGGGCTGCGGGGGCGCGGCGGTCTGGGCCCCGGACGGCCGCGTCCTGGCCGAAGCCGACGGCCACACCCCCTCCCTGGCCGTGGCGGACGTCCCGCTCCCGGCGGCCGCGGGCGCACCCTGGGCCGTCCCCTTCGAAAGGGGACGGTCTGCCTAG
- a CDS encoding DUF4157 domain-containing protein, protein MVHEHVSEQAPDRRNPAPRAPAPVEAVGLAALQRTAGNAAVVRMLQRAGHPGGPHQHGPGCGHGARGAAGAEEAPVQRSAVHEVLAASGRPLDGALRAEMETRLGADFSDVRIHDDGAARASAAEVGARAYTSGRHVVIGEGGGDKHTLAHELTHVIQQRQGPVAGTDNGSGLKVSDPSDRFEREAEANATRAMAGPAPDGDRHAAGAHGHDGPARSAPSASEPVTVARLISAEAFKESSRASGMRPSDVKKLDKLLETYGRKGRDDYGGRTTVLDQIRTTAQNALTGTLPSERRPAVAKVLDEARAEYAIYSRLDGVLEQPPAQAASNLIGLYEELLPLIQAGGPNSDLSILSTTLSDHLQRRVGTLLGAVTKGSAAGATPAEALAGTAAAGALAGLVANDLNALVAMAADPHAPQETREVLAEVTGLSGIVDLGVGMPGTRRIDDRYRMTHAVNQTEGKVERLGSLAHELTHVAAGESYDNTAILLLCRSDLTEGQMRELAQERAGHAGRLKGLLGGTPVTARQRSLIENKLEYITKKGQLGKYVQGFRATLAAENEEKERMLQRLVDRDGGECASLVEYDTVLTQLLVYLHSWNVPADEPFHREVRRLAQIQRAGRLNAMGPAPAVDA, encoded by the coding sequence GTGGTTCACGAGCACGTGTCGGAGCAGGCCCCCGACAGGAGGAACCCGGCGCCCAGGGCTCCGGCCCCCGTCGAAGCGGTCGGCCTGGCGGCCCTGCAGCGCACCGCGGGCAATGCGGCCGTCGTCCGCATGCTCCAGCGGGCCGGTCACCCCGGGGGCCCGCACCAGCACGGTCCGGGCTGCGGACACGGCGCACGGGGGGCGGCCGGGGCCGAGGAGGCGCCGGTGCAGCGGTCGGCGGTGCACGAGGTCCTCGCCGCTTCGGGACGGCCCCTCGACGGCGCGCTGCGCGCGGAGATGGAGACCCGTCTCGGCGCGGACTTCTCCGACGTCCGCATCCACGACGACGGCGCCGCCCGCGCCTCGGCCGCCGAGGTCGGCGCCCGGGCGTACACCTCGGGCCGTCACGTGGTCATCGGCGAGGGCGGAGGGGACAAGCACACCCTCGCGCACGAGCTGACCCACGTGATCCAGCAGCGGCAGGGTCCGGTCGCGGGCACCGACAACGGTTCGGGCCTGAAGGTCTCCGACCCCTCCGACCGGTTCGAACGCGAGGCGGAGGCCAACGCGACACGGGCCATGGCGGGGCCCGCTCCGGACGGCGACCGGCACGCGGCCGGAGCGCACGGGCACGACGGACCGGCGCGGTCGGCCCCCTCGGCGTCGGAGCCGGTGACCGTGGCGCGCCTGATCTCGGCGGAGGCCTTCAAGGAGAGCAGCAGGGCGTCCGGCATGCGCCCCAGTGACGTCAAGAAGCTCGACAAGCTGCTGGAGACGTACGGGCGGAAGGGCCGGGACGACTACGGGGGCCGGACCACCGTACTGGACCAGATCCGGACGACCGCCCAGAACGCCTTGACGGGAACGCTGCCTTCCGAGCGGCGCCCGGCCGTCGCGAAGGTCCTCGACGAGGCGAGGGCGGAGTACGCGATCTACAGTCGGCTCGACGGGGTGCTGGAGCAGCCCCCGGCGCAGGCGGCGTCGAACCTCATCGGCCTGTACGAGGAGCTCCTGCCGCTCATCCAGGCCGGGGGACCCAACTCCGACCTGTCCATCCTCTCCACCACGCTCTCCGACCATCTCCAGCGGCGGGTGGGCACGCTGCTCGGCGCCGTGACGAAGGGCAGCGCCGCGGGCGCCACCCCGGCCGAGGCCCTCGCCGGCACGGCGGCCGCCGGGGCCCTCGCCGGCCTGGTGGCCAACGACCTGAACGCGCTGGTCGCGATGGCGGCGGACCCCCATGCGCCGCAGGAGACGCGGGAGGTGCTCGCCGAGGTGACGGGCCTGAGCGGCATCGTCGACCTGGGCGTCGGCATGCCGGGCACCAGGCGGATCGACGACAGGTACCGGATGACGCACGCGGTGAACCAGACGGAGGGCAAGGTGGAGCGCCTGGGCTCCCTCGCACACGAGCTGACGCACGTCGCGGCCGGCGAGAGCTACGACAACACGGCGATCCTGCTGCTGTGCCGGAGCGACCTCACCGAGGGCCAGATGCGGGAGCTCGCGCAGGAGCGCGCCGGACACGCCGGCCGCCTGAAGGGGCTGCTCGGCGGCACGCCGGTCACCGCGCGCCAGCGGAGCCTGATCGAGAACAAACTCGAATACATCACCAAAAAGGGACAGTTGGGCAAATACGTACAGGGTTTCAGGGCGACCCTGGCCGCGGAGAACGAGGAGAAGGAGCGGATGCTCCAAAGGCTCGTCGACCGGGACGGCGGAGAGTGCGCGTCCCTCGTGGAGTACGACACCGTCCTGACCCAGCTCCTGGTCTACCTGCACTCCTGGAACGTGCCGGCCGACGAGCCGTTCCACCGGGAGGTGCGACGGCTCGCCCAGATCCAGCGCGCCGGCCGACTGAATGCGATGGGGCCGGCGCCGGCGGTGGACGCCTGA
- a CDS encoding APC family permease: protein MTQLDVRPRVGDTVSGVAGSEGEGDVRGKGLGKGSVGLVGSAVIGISTVAPVYCLTSTLGSTAGEVGVQMPAVFLAGFIPMLLVAFAYRELNKAVPDCGTSFTWTVKAFGPRIGWMCGWGLVIATIIVLSNLAGVATSYFWLLAGEITNNPSIAALDDNKLVHIATCLTLIAAATAISYRGMTATKGVQYTLVGLQLAVLAIFVAMAFQKASAGSFDTGLDFSWSWMNPFAVESMAAFTAGLSLSIFMYWGWDACLATNEETTGSAKTPGRASLIAMIVLVGSYLATGIAAQMAVGSGTSGLGLGNPETSGNVFAALAGPVMGPMLGILLFVAVLASATASLQTTFIPVARTVLAMSTYEALPASYAKVHPKFKTPGRATVMAGIATGAFYTVMTLVSENVLTDTIFALGLMICFYYSLTAFACAWYFRADLRRSVRDLFFKGVFPVLGGLLLATVFFKTLIDMWNPSYGSGSTVLGVGSVFVIGVGLLALGLVVMFVTERRSPAFFRGEVLTKSTPALVVED, encoded by the coding sequence ATGACACAGCTGGACGTTCGGCCTCGGGTCGGAGACACGGTAAGCGGCGTCGCCGGGAGCGAGGGCGAAGGCGACGTCCGCGGCAAGGGCCTCGGCAAGGGGTCCGTCGGACTGGTGGGAAGCGCCGTCATCGGCATCTCCACCGTCGCCCCCGTCTACTGCCTGACCTCGACCCTCGGCTCCACCGCCGGCGAGGTCGGCGTCCAGATGCCGGCGGTCTTCCTCGCCGGCTTCATCCCGATGCTCCTGGTCGCCTTCGCCTACCGCGAGCTCAACAAGGCCGTCCCCGACTGCGGCACCTCCTTCACCTGGACCGTCAAGGCCTTCGGCCCGCGGATCGGCTGGATGTGCGGATGGGGCCTGGTGATCGCCACGATCATCGTGCTCTCCAACCTGGCCGGCGTCGCCACCTCCTACTTCTGGCTGCTGGCCGGCGAGATCACGAACAACCCGTCGATCGCCGCCCTCGACGACAACAAGCTCGTCCACATCGCCACCTGCCTCACCCTCATCGCCGCCGCCACCGCCATCAGCTACCGCGGCATGACGGCCACCAAGGGCGTCCAGTACACGCTGGTCGGCCTCCAGCTCGCGGTCCTGGCCATCTTCGTCGCCATGGCCTTCCAGAAGGCCTCCGCCGGCAGCTTCGACACCGGCCTGGACTTCTCCTGGTCCTGGATGAACCCCTTCGCGGTCGAGTCCATGGCGGCCTTCACCGCCGGACTCTCGCTCTCGATCTTCATGTACTGGGGCTGGGACGCCTGTCTCGCCACCAACGAGGAGACCACCGGCTCCGCCAAGACCCCCGGCCGCGCCTCCCTCATCGCGATGATCGTCCTGGTCGGCTCCTACCTGGCCACCGGCATCGCCGCCCAGATGGCCGTCGGCTCCGGGACCAGCGGCCTGGGCCTCGGCAACCCCGAGACCTCAGGCAACGTCTTCGCCGCCCTCGCCGGCCCCGTGATGGGCCCGATGCTCGGCATCCTGCTCTTCGTCGCCGTCCTGGCCTCCGCCACCGCATCCCTGCAGACCACCTTCATCCCGGTGGCCCGCACCGTCCTGGCGATGTCCACGTACGAGGCCCTGCCCGCCTCCTACGCCAAGGTCCACCCGAAGTTCAAGACCCCGGGCCGCGCCACCGTCATGGCGGGCATCGCCACCGGCGCCTTCTACACCGTCATGACCCTGGTCAGCGAGAACGTCCTCACCGACACGATCTTCGCCCTCGGCCTGATGATCTGCTTCTACTACTCGCTGACGGCCTTCGCCTGCGCCTGGTACTTCCGCGCCGACCTGCGCCGCTCCGTGCGCGACCTGTTCTTCAAGGGCGTCTTCCCGGTCCTCGGCGGCCTGCTGCTCGCCACCGTCTTCTTCAAGACGCTGATCGACATGTGGAACCCGTCCTACGGCTCCGGCTCGACCGTCCTCGGCGTCGGCAGCGTCTTCGTGATCGGCGTCGGCCTGCTCGCCCTCGGCCTGGTCGTCATGTTCGTCACCGAACGCCGCAGCCCCGCCTTCTTCCGCGGCGAGGTCCTCACCAAGTCCACCCCGGCCCTGGTGGTCGAGGACTGA
- a CDS encoding ADP-ribosylglycohydrolase family protein, with translation MSARAALTGLWGRAQQQDFRSRVRGALLGAAIGDAFGAPVTALSLDALRAAHGPQGLIDPVPHLGRRGRVTAATQLTLFTVDGLIRAHVRRDTGTWHPPTDVHRAHLRWAATQHDWGPDERRADNGWLAQEEWLYARRDPDRACLTGFADAALGTPAHPKNPTARGAAAAARSAPFGLLVGWEPALVLQLAVECAAQSHGHPAAYLTAGAGAVVVHGLTRGDSPDSAVRRALALLGARPGHQPVTDALQRALSAVTLGPPGPRTVAALASGDGAGGGDGHAAEDVLAVAVYCALVAEDVAQGLRLAVNHGGDSGAAGALCGALLGAQHGETALPAGWLTELEGRATVLELADDFALEMTQGPALHGPAGGAPGWLARYPRAQAVSAR, from the coding sequence GTGTCCGCCCGGGCCGCGCTCACCGGGCTCTGGGGCCGGGCCCAGCAGCAGGACTTCCGCAGCCGGGTGCGCGGGGCCCTCCTCGGCGCCGCCATCGGCGACGCCTTCGGCGCGCCCGTGACCGCCCTCTCCCTCGACGCGCTGCGCGCGGCCCACGGCCCGCAGGGCCTGATCGACCCCGTCCCCCACCTCGGACGCCGCGGCCGGGTCACCGCCGCCACGCAGCTGACCCTCTTCACGGTCGACGGCCTGATCCGGGCCCACGTGCGCCGGGACACCGGCACCTGGCACCCGCCCACCGACGTCCACCGCGCCCACCTGCGCTGGGCCGCCACCCAGCACGACTGGGGCCCCGACGAGCGGCGCGCGGACAACGGCTGGCTCGCGCAGGAGGAGTGGCTCTACGCCCGGCGCGACCCCGACCGGGCCTGCCTCACCGGCTTCGCCGACGCGGCCCTCGGCACCCCCGCCCACCCCAAGAACCCCACCGCCCGCGGTGCGGCCGCCGCGGCCCGCTCGGCGCCCTTCGGGCTGCTGGTCGGCTGGGAGCCCGCCCTGGTCCTGCAACTCGCCGTCGAATGCGCCGCGCAGAGCCACGGCCACCCCGCCGCCTACCTCACGGCCGGGGCCGGCGCCGTCGTCGTCCACGGCCTGACGCGCGGCGACTCGCCCGACTCCGCCGTCCGGCGCGCCCTCGCCCTGCTCGGCGCCCGGCCCGGCCACCAGCCCGTCACGGACGCCCTCCAGCGCGCCCTGTCGGCCGTCACCCTGGGCCCGCCCGGCCCCCGGACCGTCGCGGCCCTGGCATCGGGCGACGGCGCGGGCGGCGGGGACGGGCACGCGGCCGAGGACGTGCTCGCCGTCGCCGTCTACTGCGCGCTGGTCGCCGAGGACGTCGCGCAGGGACTGCGGCTGGCCGTCAACCACGGCGGGGACTCCGGCGCCGCCGGCGCCCTGTGCGGGGCCCTGCTCGGCGCGCAGCACGGCGAGACCGCGCTCCCGGCCGGCTGGCTCACCGAGCTGGAGGGCCGCGCCACGGTCCTGGAGCTCGCCGACGACTTCGCCCTGGAGATGACCCAGGGCCCGGCCCTGCACGGACCCGCCGGCGGGGCCCCGGGCTGGCTGGCCCGCTACCCGCGCGCCCAGGCCGTGTCCGCACGGTAG
- a CDS encoding MFS transporter, translating into MGSPSTAESSATARLVLLTLASGQFLMALDSSVMNVSIATVAEDVGTTVTGIQGAITAYTLVMAMFMIPGGKVGALIGRRRAFMIGCCVYGAGSLTTALAPNLPVLLLGWALLEGLGAALILPAIVALVAGNFSVERRPAAYGLVVAAGAVAIAVGPLVGGVATTYFSWRWVFAGEVVVVLGILALARRVADAPPGERRGVDSVGALLSALGLGTFVYGVLRSDEWGWFQPKPDAPSWIGVSLTTWLMLAGLLLIRLFLDWERRVVERGGDPLVDPGMLRNKQLTGGLTMFFFQYLVQMGVFFVVPLYLSVALGLSALETGARLLPLSVSLLAAAVLIPRFLPDVSPRRVVRLGTLALLAGAVVLMAALDAGAGAEIVTLPLLLIGLGMGALASQLGSVTVSAVPQSRSAEVGGVQNAVTNLGASIGTALAGSIMIGALTASFLTSVEANPAVPDSVKSQATAQLQSGAPFLSDAQLKTALAGAGTSTEVSEAAIAANADARLDGLRAALAVLAFAALIALFFARRIPSAQPRSTEA; encoded by the coding sequence ATGGGTTCCCCGAGCACGGCCGAGAGTTCGGCGACGGCGCGACTCGTCCTGCTGACGCTCGCGTCCGGTCAGTTCCTGATGGCGCTCGACAGTTCCGTCATGAACGTCTCCATCGCCACGGTGGCCGAGGACGTGGGCACGACCGTGACGGGCATCCAGGGCGCGATCACCGCCTACACCCTCGTGATGGCCATGTTCATGATCCCCGGCGGCAAGGTCGGGGCGCTGATCGGCCGCAGACGGGCGTTCATGATCGGCTGCTGTGTGTACGGCGCCGGCTCCCTCACCACGGCGCTCGCACCGAACCTGCCCGTGCTGCTGCTGGGCTGGGCGCTGCTGGAGGGTCTCGGAGCGGCGCTCATCCTGCCCGCGATCGTGGCGCTCGTCGCCGGCAACTTCTCCGTCGAACGCCGGCCCGCCGCCTACGGACTCGTCGTCGCGGCGGGGGCCGTGGCCATCGCCGTCGGACCGCTGGTCGGCGGGGTCGCGACGACGTACTTCTCCTGGCGGTGGGTCTTCGCCGGCGAGGTCGTGGTGGTGCTCGGCATCCTCGCGCTCGCGCGCCGCGTCGCGGACGCCCCGCCCGGTGAACGCCGCGGCGTCGACTCCGTGGGCGCCCTCCTCTCCGCACTCGGGCTCGGGACCTTCGTCTACGGCGTGCTCCGGTCCGACGAATGGGGCTGGTTCCAGCCCAAGCCCGACGCGCCGTCGTGGATCGGGGTGTCCCTGACGACGTGGCTGATGCTGGCGGGTCTGCTGCTGATCCGGCTCTTCCTCGACTGGGAAAGGCGGGTCGTCGAGCGCGGCGGCGATCCCCTCGTCGATCCCGGCATGCTGCGGAACAAGCAGCTCACCGGCGGCCTGACGATGTTCTTCTTCCAGTACCTCGTGCAGATGGGCGTGTTCTTCGTCGTCCCGCTCTACCTGTCCGTCGCGCTGGGCCTGTCCGCGCTGGAGACCGGCGCCCGTCTCCTGCCGCTCTCGGTGAGCCTGCTGGCGGCCGCGGTCCTGATCCCGCGCTTCCTCCCGGACGTCTCGCCGCGGCGCGTGGTACGGCTCGGCACCCTCGCGCTGCTCGCGGGAGCGGTGGTGCTGATGGCCGCACTCGACGCGGGCGCCGGGGCGGAGATCGTCACCCTCCCCCTCCTGCTGATCGGACTGGGCATGGGCGCGCTGGCGTCCCAGCTCGGGTCGGTCACCGTGTCCGCGGTGCCGCAGTCCCGGAGCGCGGAGGTCGGCGGCGTACAGAACGCCGTCACCAACCTCGGCGCCTCGATCGGCACGGCACTGGCCGGATCGATCATGATCGGCGCGCTGACGGCGTCCTTCCTGACGAGCGTCGAGGCGAATCCCGCGGTCCCGGACAGCGTCAAGAGCCAGGCGACCGCCCAGCTCCAGAGCGGCGCGCCGTTCCTGTCCGACGCCCAGCTCAAGACCGCCCTCGCCGGGGCCGGCACGAGCACGGAGGTGTCCGAGGCGGCCATCGCCGCCAACGCCGACGCCCGGCTCGACGGCTTGCGCGCGGCGCTCGCCGTCCTCGCCTTCGCCGCGCTCATCGCCCTGTTCTTCGCCCGGCGGATCCCGTCGGCCCAGCCCCGCTCGACGGAGGCCTAG